One window from the genome of bacterium encodes:
- a CDS encoding ATP-binding cassette domain-containing protein, with protein sequence MHMFSSLLLSAQNLSLFYPASSRAVLKACNLEIQSGEILLIAGPSGSGKSSLIHALSGLIPRNIQGRIQGSVSLLGKNIQEIPFWEISRSLAVVFQEPEEQFFTLKVEDEIAFGPENHGLPPEEIRQRIHQAALDTDTEFLLPRLIHTLSEGEKQKVAIAANLAMNPQILLFDEPTSNLDERSASQFYTLLEKLHQHADRAIVLTEHRLHRAAQIADRLIILRDGEIAYDGKPHLLQNPQWPQTWGLRAGSDQSPALSSGKEKSRAMHFQPILSVSDLYFRFRPNGHFAVQVPKFSVDAGEAVAVCGDNGSGKTTLLRLLAGALIPDQGDILLEGRKIHSLPLGQRSQMIRLVLQNMDHQLLGRSVFSELVNWSFPSGSEKKRASVEKASLLLDRFNLSHLRDRHPHSLSVGEKQRLAIASGIINNPSLLLLDEPTSGMDGASIDQLIHLLREHKEQGMALVIASHDDELIEAICDRRISLHFGHLA encoded by the coding sequence ATGCATATGTTCTCATCTCTTCTTCTCTCAGCCCAAAATCTTTCCCTCTTCTATCCGGCTTCTTCAAGGGCGGTATTAAAGGCCTGTAACCTGGAGATTCAATCCGGAGAAATCCTCCTGATAGCAGGCCCAAGCGGCAGCGGCAAGTCATCGCTGATCCATGCCTTAAGTGGTCTTATCCCCAGGAATATCCAGGGCAGGATACAAGGATCGGTATCCCTTTTGGGAAAAAATATTCAAGAGATTCCCTTTTGGGAAATCTCGCGTTCTCTGGCCGTGGTTTTTCAGGAACCAGAGGAGCAATTCTTTACCCTGAAGGTGGAGGATGAGATAGCTTTCGGGCCGGAAAACCACGGGCTTCCCCCTGAAGAGATTCGACAGCGCATCCATCAGGCAGCCCTCGACACGGATACTGAATTCTTACTGCCCCGATTGATCCATACTCTCTCGGAAGGAGAAAAACAGAAAGTAGCCATAGCCGCAAACCTGGCTATGAATCCTCAAATACTCCTGTTCGATGAGCCAACCTCCAATCTGGATGAACGGTCTGCCAGCCAATTCTATACTCTTCTTGAGAAACTCCATCAGCATGCAGATCGGGCCATTGTCCTGACCGAACATCGCCTCCACAGAGCCGCCCAAATCGCCGACCGTCTCATAATTCTCCGGGATGGAGAAATAGCCTATGATGGTAAACCTCATCTTTTGCAGAATCCCCAATGGCCCCAAACATGGGGATTGCGGGCAGGGTCGGACCAATCACCGGCTCTATCTTCTGGGAAAGAGAAAAGTCGCGCAATGCACTTCCAGCCGATCCTCTCGGTATCCGATCTTTATTTTCGCTTTCGTCCGAATGGTCATTTTGCCGTGCAGGTCCCGAAATTTTCCGTTGATGCGGGCGAGGCTGTAGCAGTGTGTGGGGATAATGGCTCAGGGAAAACCACCCTGCTTCGGTTACTTGCAGGGGCATTAATTCCCGATCAGGGTGATATTCTCCTTGAGGGACGAAAAATTCATTCTCTCCCTCTCGGGCAGCGAAGTCAGATGATTCGCCTGGTTCTCCAAAATATGGATCATCAACTGCTCGGCCGGAGCGTCTTTTCAGAACTGGTTAATTGGTCTTTTCCTTCGGGCAGCGAGAAGAAAAGAGCAAGCGTGGAGAAAGCGAGCCTGCTCCTGGATCGTTTTAACCTGAGTCACTTACGTGATCGGCATCCCCACTCTCTGAGTGTGGGGGAAAAGCAGCGACTGGCTATAGCATCTGGCATAATCAATAACCCTTCATTGCTTCTCCTTGATGAACCGACCAGCGGTATGGATGGAGCCTCTATCGATCAGCTCATACATCTGCTTCGGGAACACAAAGAACAAGGTATGGCCCTGGTTATCGCCTCCCATGACGATGAATTGATCGAGGCAATCTGTGACCGGAGGATCAGCTTGCATTTCGGGCATTTGGCATGA
- a CDS encoding FmdE family protein, translating to MYSYGIDLAGIPKVMQNPRQQIQEMIDKQDIRGLMERAAEFHGHLCSCVTLGILAGCLAVRKLGEETTDGMETVTCIVECHNCFSDGIQITTGCTFGNNALIFRDLGKNAATLIRRGGKAFRVCVHPKARDKIYTLQEKINPGARGLFDKVVARRNGSAEERELLKMLFLRSSYDLLAIPHEELITIQEVRVSSEKYAPIFNSHICSLCGEKIMEPRVRVRGGEIMCISCAQDSFFQLDGAGINQRTC from the coding sequence ATGTATAGCTACGGTATTGATCTGGCAGGTATTCCCAAGGTAATGCAAAATCCTCGTCAGCAGATTCAGGAAATGATCGACAAGCAGGATATCAGGGGGTTAATGGAAAGAGCAGCCGAGTTTCACGGGCATCTGTGCAGTTGTGTTACCCTGGGCATTCTAGCCGGTTGCCTCGCCGTCCGGAAATTGGGAGAGGAGACAACCGATGGTATGGAGACGGTCACGTGCATTGTTGAGTGTCACAACTGCTTCAGTGACGGCATTCAGATTACCACCGGCTGCACCTTTGGCAACAATGCACTGATTTTTCGAGATCTTGGGAAAAATGCAGCTACTCTGATCAGACGGGGAGGCAAGGCTTTTCGGGTCTGTGTTCATCCCAAAGCCAGGGATAAAATATATACCCTTCAGGAGAAGATCAATCCCGGGGCGAGAGGGTTGTTTGACAAAGTGGTTGCCCGAAGAAACGGGAGCGCTGAAGAAAGAGAGCTTCTCAAGATGCTGTTTCTGAGAAGCTCCTATGATCTTTTGGCCATACCTCATGAAGAGCTTATAACTATTCAGGAAGTCCGGGTAAGCTCCGAAAAATATGCTCCCATATTCAACAGCCATATCTGTAGCCTGTGCGGAGAGAAAATCATGGAACCACGGGTCCGGGTCCGGGGGGGAGAAATTATGTGCATCTCCTGTGCTCAGGACAGCTTTTTCCAACTGGATGGAGCAGGGATCAATCAGAGAACATGCTAA
- a CDS encoding radical SAM protein has product MMIIKLKDGTYNVFDTLGGMGIWNINSEELSKYLNLIKQIRKISQDDVRNYPLLESAIRSPGLDPLPPIKTDDPFINQVFQQKLPLRCFFDTDIVLSNAEKYGEGIITPPSVSLDVNKVCNFSCKWCCADYESRPLQPEMSTEDIADKVLKPLINMGNLSWYLVGGEPGLTPEKTAAIAGFITRYTAHCSAEQPLIALDTNGTNFVKNAGLFKESGINTIQFSLSSSSAAVDRYFRGIPSGINPVRLIKEALAKAKSLNMHCGINMVIWKESEVLNNFEDIEEVIDLAYTLNTDFIRITPSVAVGAAARNGINLSIDEMKYIAHKISHKRYIMDMIMDEIAGTKIIGISPEYSMGENSEIPCDLPLTCRAGTCFLHIDSFGYVYPCALVVPDFCAGNVRQGDIGEIWRFSPVMQEWRTVFDICEECARCSQRDYCISVCPAHAWFKFKSIDLRERPAECPAVHAC; this is encoded by the coding sequence ATGATGATTATCAAACTGAAAGATGGAACTTACAATGTTTTTGACACCCTGGGAGGTATGGGGATTTGGAACATCAACAGTGAGGAATTATCGAAATATCTGAACCTGATAAAACAGATCAGAAAGATATCTCAAGATGATGTGAGAAACTACCCTCTCCTGGAATCCGCTATCAGGTCTCCTGGGCTCGATCCCCTTCCTCCAATAAAAACGGATGATCCGTTTATCAATCAGGTTTTTCAGCAAAAACTCCCCCTCAGATGTTTTTTTGATACTGATATTGTTTTATCCAATGCGGAAAAATATGGAGAAGGCATTATTACCCCTCCAAGTGTTTCTTTAGATGTCAATAAGGTATGTAATTTTAGCTGTAAATGGTGTTGTGCCGATTACGAGTCCAGACCTCTACAGCCTGAAATGAGCACGGAAGATATCGCAGACAAGGTCCTCAAGCCTTTGATCAATATGGGAAACCTCAGTTGGTACCTTGTGGGTGGAGAACCGGGGCTGACTCCTGAAAAAACCGCTGCCATAGCCGGCTTTATCACCCGATATACTGCTCATTGCTCCGCAGAACAACCTCTCATCGCTTTGGATACCAATGGGACAAATTTTGTGAAAAATGCTGGGCTCTTCAAGGAATCCGGCATTAATACGATTCAATTCTCTCTAAGCTCTTCCTCCGCGGCGGTTGACCGCTACTTTCGTGGTATTCCTTCGGGTATCAATCCGGTAAGATTGATAAAAGAAGCACTCGCCAAGGCAAAATCACTGAATATGCATTGCGGCATCAATATGGTGATTTGGAAAGAATCCGAAGTGCTGAATAACTTTGAGGATATTGAAGAAGTGATTGATTTAGCTTATACTTTGAATACTGATTTTATCAGAATTACCCCTTCTGTTGCCGTTGGCGCAGCCGCTCGAAACGGGATCAACCTGAGTATCGACGAGATGAAATATATCGCCCACAAAATTTCCCATAAGCGTTATATCATGGATATGATAATGGATGAGATTGCAGGGACAAAGATTATCGGTATATCTCCAGAGTATTCAATGGGAGAGAACAGCGAAATCCCCTGCGACCTGCCTCTTACCTGTCGGGCCGGAACATGTTTTCTTCATATCGATTCATTTGGATATGTGTACCCCTGTGCCCTGGTTGTACCAGATTTTTGTGCCGGAAACGTGCGTCAGGGCGATATAGGAGAAATATGGCGGTTCTCACCCGTTATGCAGGAATGGAGAACTGTTTTCGACATCTGTGAAGAGTGCGCGCGCTGTTCTCAGAGGGATTATTGCATATCCGTATGCCCGGCCCATGCCTGGTTCAAATTCAAGAGCATTGACCTCAGAGAAAGACCCGCAGAATGCCCCGCTGTTCATGCATGTTAA
- a CDS encoding CooT family nickel-binding protein, with protein sequence MWPGRRQLFYFLLLIVDIFGDRKILVGKIKKISLLNHKIILEKTE encoded by the coding sequence ATGTGGCCCGGCCGCAGGCAGCTTTTTTATTTTTTATTGTTGATTGTGGATATATTTGGCGATCGAAAAATTTTAGTGGGGAAAATTAAAAAAATCTCACTACTCAACCATAAGATTATCCTGGAGAAAACAGAATAA
- a CDS encoding methyltransferase domain-containing protein: protein MKKHLKTGSQNKALVRWQQALDRSVSYRRLITGADEKYWEQFSENYFQNRTSGPHYQEVLERILKEIPKGDTLIEIGPGPGIFTLALITHVGWLTAVEPSPAAVNVLRSKTAHFDNLRIVNHSWEEAVIEPHDVVFAAGVLYVFYHLEAALRKMIHHARQEVLLVTLHDEQPMLNDIARVLNPSTPASDPSPDLILDVLRNITTSFSYEKLNGRQIYHYPSLAAWLNLWTQSMALTPEQLSRIKECLEAKGGFVHDNGEVILPRELSTHIITIYP from the coding sequence ATGAAAAAACATCTCAAAACAGGCAGTCAAAATAAAGCTCTCGTCCGCTGGCAGCAGGCTCTCGATCGGTCGGTCTCTTATCGGCGGCTAATAACCGGTGCGGATGAAAAATACTGGGAACAATTTTCGGAAAACTATTTCCAAAACCGGACATCGGGGCCTCATTATCAAGAGGTACTTGAGCGGATTCTGAAGGAAATACCCAAAGGGGACACTCTGATTGAAATAGGTCCGGGGCCTGGTATATTCACCTTAGCCCTGATCACCCATGTTGGCTGGCTGACGGCTGTGGAACCCTCCCCAGCCGCAGTGAATGTGCTCCGCAGCAAAACTGCTCACTTTGATAATCTCAGAATCGTTAACCATTCCTGGGAAGAGGCTGTAATCGAACCGCATGATGTGGTGTTTGCCGCAGGAGTCCTGTATGTATTTTATCATCTGGAAGCTGCTCTCAGAAAAATGATTCATCATGCCCGGCAGGAAGTGCTCCTGGTTACTTTACATGATGAACAACCGATGCTCAATGATATCGCCAGGGTGCTCAACCCGTCAACACCGGCATCGGATCCATCTCCCGATCTTATTCTCGACGTGTTACGAAATATAACGACATCCTTTTCATATGAAAAGTTGAACGGCAGACAAATCTATCACTATCCAAGCCTGGCCGCGTGGCTGAACCTCTGGACCCAGAGCATGGCGCTTACGCCAGAACAGCTCAGCCGGATTAAAGAATGCCTTGAGGCAAAAGGGGGATTTGTCCATGATAATGGCGAAGTTATTCTCCCCCGTGAGCTCAGTACCCATATCATAACGATTTATCCATGA
- a CDS encoding energy-coupling factor transporter transmembrane component T, protein MLQSRDIVQTGEGNSLSSLLDPRTKLIMLFCLAIMVISIDNPLFLLTLFSVPLALYPLARLPAVKYKIVAIIILVGLWGTIFSQALFYQEWPRTVMVTLIPQNFFFLGRLTGGLYLYREGFIYGLIQGLRFSTMTAAGLLLCWTTEPRDILLGSVRMGVPYELSFMLVCAIRFLPILMAEVSTVIEVQKMKGFHPLKIGHLTSAGLNTLTPVLANSIRRAAVLADSVESRAFRAYPTRTYRNELHYRVVDMVLIGLIVSVATGIPAVKVLCGLYHRQIVYLPGLRWLYEVGRYL, encoded by the coding sequence ATGCTTCAAAGTAGAGACATTGTTCAAACAGGCGAGGGAAACTCTCTTAGTTCTCTTCTTGATCCGAGAACCAAGCTGATCATGTTGTTCTGTCTGGCCATTATGGTCATCAGCATCGATAATCCCCTGTTTCTTTTGACCCTCTTTTCGGTCCCCTTAGCCCTTTACCCTTTGGCCAGACTCCCGGCTGTAAAATATAAAATTGTGGCTATTATCATTCTCGTCGGATTGTGGGGCACTATTTTCAGTCAGGCCCTTTTCTACCAGGAGTGGCCGCGAACGGTTATGGTCACCTTAATTCCTCAGAACTTTTTCTTTTTGGGCAGGCTGACCGGCGGGCTTTACCTTTACCGCGAGGGTTTTATCTACGGTTTGATCCAGGGCTTGAGGTTTTCCACCATGACCGCTGCCGGATTGCTGCTGTGCTGGACTACTGAGCCGAGGGACATTCTCCTTGGTTCAGTCAGAATGGGGGTTCCTTATGAACTGTCCTTTATGCTGGTCTGTGCCATCCGGTTTTTGCCCATTCTCATGGCGGAGGTCTCGACCGTAATCGAGGTCCAAAAAATGAAGGGATTTCATCCTCTGAAAATAGGGCATCTTACTTCAGCCGGATTAAATACCCTGACCCCGGTATTGGCCAATTCCATAAGGAGAGCCGCCGTTTTGGCCGATTCTGTAGAGAGTCGGGCCTTTCGGGCCTATCCCACCCGTACCTATAGGAATGAGCTGCACTACAGGGTTGTGGATATGGTCCTTATTGGGTTGATCGTCTCAGTGGCTACAGGGATTCCCGCAGTGAAAGTTCTCTGCGGCCTTTACCATCGCCAGATAGTATATCTTCCCGGATTGCGGTGGCTTTATGAGGTCGGCAGGTATTTATAG
- the tsaA gene encoding tRNA (N6-threonylcarbamoyladenosine(37)-N6)-methyltransferase TrmO, with product MELKEIGIVCSEVKDFREVRHLSRGWTADTCMIKLKPQYRRGLGGLNGYSHLIVLFWFSQYRQWKMPKEKHKPKDVKVFATRMPARPNPIGLSVVELVDFSIDDGTIIVKGIDAVDGTPVLDIKPYLPHFDSYAEATVPAWIEQHLKEHHHHGDGHGHGHGHSHSHGSGHGHPHNHSHEHAHEHAHEHEH from the coding sequence ATGGAACTGAAAGAAATCGGTATCGTATGCTCAGAGGTCAAAGATTTTCGTGAAGTACGTCATCTCAGCCGGGGATGGACTGCCGATACCTGCATGATTAAACTCAAACCCCAATACAGGAGAGGATTAGGCGGATTGAATGGATATTCGCATCTGATCGTTCTCTTCTGGTTCAGCCAGTATCGACAGTGGAAAATGCCGAAAGAGAAACACAAACCAAAGGATGTCAAAGTATTTGCCACGCGGATGCCTGCAAGACCGAATCCCATTGGCTTATCCGTTGTAGAACTGGTGGATTTTTCGATTGATGATGGAACGATTATTGTCAAGGGGATCGATGCCGTTGATGGGACTCCTGTCCTGGACATCAAGCCCTATCTCCCTCATTTCGACAGCTATGCCGAAGCAACGGTACCAGCCTGGATCGAACAGCACCTGAAAGAACATCATCATCATGGAGATGGTCATGGGCACGGACATGGGCACAGCCACAGTCACGGATCTGGCCACGGGCATCCACATAATCATAGCCATGAACATGCTCATGAACATGCTCATGAGCATGAGCACTGA
- a CDS encoding energy-coupling factor transporter transmembrane component T — protein sequence MRLPNALFEAYGESEGFCRLDPRSKLLGLILFNGIVLFIESLPLLFLCLLVLTVTLICMRWNIFRSLRIGLILSLAFFIASVFLFWSGKFQSPHCPEIMATMRAILRFIILVTSGLLFMLTTSVSRFIHSLEKMRFPFSLIFVLTMAIRFFPHCLREMELIRDNARSRGVWGWALILHPYRSCRALLFPLLVRSLKKADALALAATIRGFGGPAKRSSRQRIGFQREDFLFLFSLLILSLSLLWADRWILVQWG from the coding sequence ATGAGACTCCCGAACGCACTATTTGAGGCATACGGTGAATCAGAAGGCTTCTGCCGGTTGGATCCCAGATCCAAACTTCTGGGATTAATCCTGTTCAACGGAATTGTCCTATTTATAGAAAGCCTTCCTCTTCTCTTTCTTTGCCTCTTGGTATTGACAGTTACCCTCATATGTATGAGATGGAATATTTTTCGCTCTTTGAGAATAGGGTTGATACTTTCCCTTGCCTTCTTCATAGCGAGTGTTTTCCTCTTCTGGTCCGGGAAATTCCAAAGCCCACATTGTCCGGAGATTATGGCCACAATGCGGGCTATCCTTCGGTTCATCATTTTAGTAACCTCCGGTCTGCTATTTATGCTCACTACTTCGGTTTCCCGCTTCATCCACTCACTGGAGAAGATGCGATTTCCCTTCTCCTTGATTTTTGTGCTGACTATGGCTATCCGGTTTTTCCCCCACTGCTTGCGGGAAATGGAACTGATCAGGGATAATGCCCGAAGCAGGGGAGTCTGGGGGTGGGCGTTGATCCTGCATCCCTATCGATCCTGTCGTGCGTTGCTGTTCCCGCTGCTGGTGCGGAGCCTGAAAAAGGCTGATGCTCTGGCTCTGGCAGCCACGATCCGTGGATTTGGCGGCCCGGCCAAAAGAAGCTCAAGGCAGCGGATCGGTTTTCAACGGGAGGATTTTCTTTTTCTTTTTTCTCTCCTGATCCTCTCCCTCTCCCTTCTCTGGGCTGACCGATGGATACTGGTACAATGGGGATGA
- the cobN gene encoding cobaltochelatase subunit CobN — protein sequence MKIGSIMWNSHVSVLIRAGKGIDDLELTAYSSRDLENDPLLIDEALEKMADVDLLLLYRSTEGFWEGIEEKLKKRGEKIPIVCVGHDPSYWMLSTVSPKIVADCYRYITMGGEDNFQQMILYLGNQVLKVPLAYNPPGEVPWEGIYHPQAPGIFNRCEEYLSWYRDHLGGTKNSYVGILFTRQSWANQDLAVENNLIFELEKLGFGVIPVFSYSVRDEALGSRGSAAAVQDYFFTERGNSRIEALIKLQAFFLGRQAQDRGGNDGEGNLEGIEIFKKLDVPVFSPVVTTYRTAEEWKEDPQGLSSEIGWNVAMPEFEGVIEPIIIGAMEKENDGIKARCPIKDRCSYLAQRVAKWIALARKPVHERKIAFILHNNPCASVEASVGGGAGLDTLESVAQVLHAMKERGYRVDPPADGKKLIDTIMERKAISEFRWTPIEEIIQKGGALDLVSKEEYNQWFETLSPRVQERMIEAWGNPPGEAKNGVPAAMVYDGKIVVTGVTYGNAAVCVQPKRGCAGARCDGQVCKILHDPDIPPPHQYMATYRYLENRFGADAIVHVGTHGNLEFLPGKGVGLSAECYPDLGIGRLPHLYIYNADNPAEGIIAKRRSYATLVDHMQTVMSVGGLYEGLEELDRHLSEYQQAKVTDKGRSHILEHMILEGIKKNNLEKEMGPVDGLPFPEVEKKAHEVLSRIRNTQIQDGLHVFGQPPQGERKISMINSILKYDADQDQSLRKVIAGALGLDMHLLLEHPEEMNDRYQKSHGQILEAIDRIACLFIGRVLEINGNNGGNEESEGSDPEPLLWQAIREIMASSGGSLAGQEKTTLFALGHKILALNGAIEDSREIDSLLHGQEGGYIPAGPSGLITRGRPDILPTGRNFYSLDPYRVPTQAAWRVGQRLSEAVIAKHLKDEGRIPQNVAIYWMAGDVMYADGEGMAQIMALLGVKPVWQPNGRIKGFEVIPLAELGRPRIDVTIRLSGITRDNFPNCVDLIDEAVQTVASLDEPSDMNFPRQHALQYLREQLGQKDNPDDEEHSEMWRKATFRLFSAKPGTYSAGVQLAVYASAWKEEKDLSDIFVFWNGYAYGKGVKGVEAFGSLHESLRTVDATFNKVVTDEKDLFGCCCYFGAHGGMTTAARHISGYEVKTYYGDTREPEHVEVRDLSDEIRRVVRTKLLNPKWIEGMKRHGYKGASTISKRIGRVYGWESTTREVDDWIFDDITRTFVLDEEMRAFFKEHNPWALEEIGRRLIEAEQRGLWKADPEVMEELKNIYLEIEGDIEERMGDVGGEFQGGAIDIMTAEDVADWGAKMKEIKEKLKPKP from the coding sequence ATGAAGATCGGCTCTATTATGTGGAACTCGCACGTTTCCGTGCTCATTCGGGCTGGGAAAGGCATTGATGACCTTGAGCTTACTGCTTACTCTTCCAGAGATTTGGAAAATGATCCTCTCCTGATCGATGAAGCCCTCGAAAAAATGGCTGACGTCGATCTTCTTCTCCTTTATCGATCTACTGAAGGATTCTGGGAGGGGATAGAAGAGAAACTGAAGAAGAGAGGGGAAAAGATTCCCATTGTCTGTGTGGGCCATGATCCCTCTTATTGGATGCTGTCTACTGTTTCCCCGAAGATCGTGGCTGACTGCTATCGATACATTACCATGGGCGGGGAGGATAACTTTCAACAGATGATCCTCTATCTGGGAAATCAGGTGCTCAAGGTTCCCCTGGCCTATAACCCGCCTGGTGAAGTTCCCTGGGAGGGGATCTACCATCCACAGGCTCCGGGAATATTTAACAGGTGCGAGGAGTATCTTTCGTGGTATCGCGATCATCTGGGCGGCACGAAAAACTCTTATGTAGGCATTCTCTTTACGAGGCAATCCTGGGCCAATCAAGACCTGGCGGTTGAAAATAACCTTATCTTCGAGCTTGAAAAGCTGGGCTTTGGGGTTATCCCGGTTTTCTCATACAGTGTCAGGGATGAGGCACTGGGCTCTCGCGGCAGCGCAGCGGCAGTACAGGATTATTTTTTTACCGAAAGGGGAAATTCCCGCATTGAAGCCCTGATCAAGCTTCAGGCTTTCTTTCTTGGCCGTCAGGCCCAGGACAGAGGGGGGAATGACGGAGAGGGAAATCTCGAAGGCATAGAGATTTTCAAAAAACTGGATGTGCCGGTTTTTTCCCCGGTAGTTACTACCTATCGCACGGCTGAGGAATGGAAGGAGGACCCGCAGGGGTTGAGTTCGGAGATTGGCTGGAATGTGGCCATGCCGGAGTTTGAGGGGGTGATTGAGCCGATAATCATTGGCGCTATGGAAAAAGAGAACGATGGCATCAAGGCCAGATGCCCCATCAAAGACCGCTGTTCCTATCTTGCCCAAAGAGTTGCCAAATGGATTGCCTTGGCTAGAAAACCTGTTCATGAGCGGAAAATCGCTTTCATCCTTCACAATAACCCCTGTGCCTCGGTAGAAGCATCGGTTGGCGGAGGAGCAGGGCTCGATACCCTCGAGAGTGTTGCTCAGGTTCTCCATGCCATGAAAGAGAGAGGCTATAGGGTAGATCCTCCGGCTGATGGGAAAAAACTGATTGATACTATTATGGAGAGAAAGGCCATCTCCGAGTTTCGATGGACCCCGATTGAAGAGATTATCCAAAAGGGAGGAGCCCTGGACCTGGTCAGCAAAGAGGAATATAACCAATGGTTTGAAACCTTGAGCCCCAGGGTTCAGGAAAGAATGATCGAAGCATGGGGAAACCCGCCGGGTGAGGCCAAAAACGGTGTGCCTGCGGCTATGGTTTATGACGGCAAGATCGTCGTTACCGGCGTGACCTACGGGAATGCCGCTGTGTGCGTGCAACCCAAGCGGGGATGCGCCGGTGCCCGGTGTGACGGTCAGGTGTGCAAGATCCTCCATGACCCCGATATACCGCCTCCTCATCAGTATATGGCGACCTATAGATATCTGGAAAATCGATTCGGTGCGGATGCCATTGTTCATGTAGGCACTCATGGCAACCTTGAATTCCTGCCCGGCAAGGGAGTGGGGCTTTCCGCAGAGTGCTATCCGGATCTTGGTATCGGCCGTTTGCCGCATCTTTATATTTACAATGCAGATAATCCTGCTGAAGGGATCATTGCCAAACGCCGGAGCTATGCCACCTTAGTCGATCACATGCAGACAGTCATGAGCGTCGGCGGACTCTATGAGGGGCTGGAAGAACTGGACCGGCACCTGAGCGAGTATCAGCAAGCCAAAGTTACGGATAAGGGACGATCCCATATATTAGAGCATATGATCCTTGAAGGGATAAAAAAGAACAACCTGGAAAAAGAGATGGGTCCTGTTGATGGCCTGCCTTTCCCTGAAGTGGAAAAGAAAGCGCATGAGGTATTGAGCCGCATCCGCAATACCCAGATTCAGGATGGTCTGCATGTTTTCGGCCAGCCTCCGCAGGGTGAGCGCAAGATTTCCATGATCAACTCCATTCTCAAATACGATGCCGATCAGGATCAGTCCTTGCGCAAAGTAATTGCCGGTGCACTGGGACTGGATATGCACCTTCTCCTGGAACATCCCGAAGAAATGAACGATCGTTATCAAAAGAGCCACGGACAGATTCTGGAAGCGATAGATCGCATAGCATGCCTTTTTATCGGCAGGGTGCTTGAGATCAACGGAAATAACGGGGGGAATGAGGAATCTGAGGGTTCAGATCCTGAACCGCTTCTCTGGCAAGCTATCCGGGAGATTATGGCTTCATCCGGTGGCAGCCTGGCCGGTCAAGAGAAAACTACTCTTTTTGCCCTTGGTCACAAGATACTGGCCCTGAATGGAGCCATCGAAGACTCCAGGGAAATCGACTCCCTCTTACACGGGCAGGAGGGAGGATATATCCCTGCCGGTCCATCAGGGTTAATTACCCGGGGACGGCCGGATATACTGCCCACGGGCCGGAATTTCTACTCCCTCGATCCCTACCGGGTGCCGACTCAGGCTGCCTGGCGGGTAGGCCAGCGGTTGTCCGAGGCAGTTATTGCGAAGCATCTCAAGGATGAAGGAAGAATTCCTCAAAATGTAGCCATTTACTGGATGGCCGGGGATGTCATGTATGCGGATGGGGAAGGGATGGCCCAGATTATGGCCCTCCTGGGAGTAAAACCGGTTTGGCAGCCCAATGGCCGGATAAAGGGCTTTGAGGTCATTCCTCTGGCCGAGCTTGGCCGCCCCCGCATTGATGTAACCATACGCCTCTCCGGTATCACCAGAGACAACTTTCCCAATTGCGTGGACTTAATCGACGAGGCAGTCCAGACGGTAGCCTCGCTGGATGAGCCTTCGGATATGAATTTCCCGCGACAACATGCCCTCCAATACTTAAGAGAGCAACTCGGCCAAAAGGACAACCCTGACGATGAGGAACATTCGGAAATGTGGAGGAAAGCCACGTTTCGCCTCTTTTCCGCCAAACCGGGCACGTATTCTGCCGGTGTGCAGTTGGCTGTGTATGCCTCGGCCTGGAAAGAGGAAAAGGATCTTTCGGATATCTTTGTTTTCTGGAACGGCTATGCCTATGGCAAGGGAGTGAAGGGAGTTGAGGCATTTGGTTCCCTCCATGAGAGCCTGCGCACCGTGGATGCCACCTTCAATAAGGTGGTCACCGATGAAAAGGATCTTTTCGGCTGCTGCTGTTATTTTGGCGCCCATGGTGGAATGACCACGGCAGCCAGGCACATTTCCGGCTATGAGGTCAAAACATACTATGGAGATACCAGAGAGCCCGAGCACGTGGAAGTTCGTGACCTGTCCGATGAGATACGGAGAGTTGTGCGAACCAAACTGCTCAATCCCAAGTGGATCGAGGGTATGAAGCGCCACGGATATAAAGGCGCGTCAACCATTTCCAAGAGAATCGGACGGGTATACGGATGGGAATCCACCACCCGGGAAGTGGATGACTGGATCTTTGACGATATCACCAGGACCTTTGTTCTGGATGAGGAGATGCGCGCCTTTTTCAAGGAGCATAATCCCTGGGCGCTCGAAGAAATCGGCCGAAGGCTGATCGAGGCTGAGCAAAGGGGCCTGTGGAAGGCCGATCCCGAGGTCATGGAAGAACTCAAGAATATCTATCTTGAAATTGAAGGAGATATTGAAGAGAGAATGGGCGATGTAGGCGGAGAATTTCAAGGCGGTGCTATCGATATCATGACAGCCGAGGATGTGGCCGACTGGGGAGCCAAGATGAAGGAAATTAAGGAAAAGTTAAAACCCAAACCTTAA